A window of Taeniopygia guttata chromosome 14, bTaeGut7.mat, whole genome shotgun sequence contains these coding sequences:
- the DHRS7B gene encoding dehydrogenase/reductase SDR family member 7B isoform X2 — protein MDFTSTVIIPLLFGSLGIFALFRLLQWMRMRAYLQDAVVVITGATSGLGKECAKAFHAAGSKLVLCGRDSEKLKELVQELCAVKNHRKNTHEPHTVVFDLSDTKAVVNAAEEVLKALGHVDILINNAGISFRGMIVDTELHVDKKVMETNYFGPVALTKALLPSMIKRRQGHIVAISSVQGKISIPFRSAYAASKHATQAFFDCLRAEVEQYDIEVTVVSPGYIQTNLSLNAVTADGSRYGVMDKTTAEGQTAAEVAQVVLNAVGQKKKEVLVAGLTPCLAVYLRNLCPRLFFTLMASRAKKERKAKGS, from the exons ATGGATTTCACAAGCACTGTCATCATCCCGCTGCtttttggcagcctggggatCTTCGCGCTGTTCCGGCTGCTGCAGTGGATGCGGATGCGAGCCTACCTGCAGGACGCTGTGGTGGTGATCACAGGGGCCACCTCTGGCCTGGGGAAAG AATGTGCCAAAGCTTTCCATGCAGCTGGCTCCAAGCTGGTGCTCTGTGGCAGAGACAGTGagaagctgaaggagctggtgcaggagctctgtgctgtgaaGAATCACCGCAAGAAC ACACACGAACCTCACACTGTGGTGTTTGACCTCTCGGACACCAAAGCTGTGGTAAATGCTGCAGAGGAGGTCCTGAAGGCCTTGGGGCACGTGGACATCCTGATCAACAACGCTGGCATCAGCTTCCGAGGCATGATCGTGGACACAGAACTGCACGTGGATAAGAAAGTGATGGAAACAAATTACTTTGGACCTGTAGCCCTCACCAAAG CACTTCTCCCCTCCATGATCAAGAGGAGACAAGGCCACATTGTGGCCATCAGCAGCGTGCAAGGCAAAATAAGCATTCCTTTCAGATCTGCAT atGCTGCCTCCAAGCATGCTACCCAGGCCTTCTTTGACTGTCTGCGAGCAGAGGTGGAGCAGTATGACATTGAAGTGACAGTTGTGAGCCCTGGGTACATCCAGACAAACCTGTCCCTCAACGCTGTCACAGCGGATGGATCTCGCTATGGAG TTATGGACAAGACCACGGCCGAGGGACAGACGGCCGCCGAGGTGGCTCAGGTGGTTCTCAACGCAGTGGgacagaagaagaaggaagtgCTTGTGGCTGGCCTGACCCCCTGCCTGGCTGTCTACCTGAGGAACCTCTGCCCCAGGCTCTTCTTCACCTTAATGGCATCCAGAgcaaaaaaggagagaaaagcaaagggCTCTTAG
- the DHRS7B gene encoding dehydrogenase/reductase SDR family member 7B isoform X1 has product MVTAAAAARKTVQKGKLMDFTSTVIIPLLFGSLGIFALFRLLQWMRMRAYLQDAVVVITGATSGLGKECAKAFHAAGSKLVLCGRDSEKLKELVQELCAVKNHRKNTHEPHTVVFDLSDTKAVVNAAEEVLKALGHVDILINNAGISFRGMIVDTELHVDKKVMETNYFGPVALTKALLPSMIKRRQGHIVAISSVQGKISIPFRSAYAASKHATQAFFDCLRAEVEQYDIEVTVVSPGYIQTNLSLNAVTADGSRYGVMDKTTAEGQTAAEVAQVVLNAVGQKKKEVLVAGLTPCLAVYLRNLCPRLFFTLMASRAKKERKAKGS; this is encoded by the exons ATGGtgacggcggcggcggcggccag GAAGACAGTTCAGAAGGGAAAGCTCATGGATTTCACAAGCACTGTCATCATCCCGCTGCtttttggcagcctggggatCTTCGCGCTGTTCCGGCTGCTGCAGTGGATGCGGATGCGAGCCTACCTGCAGGACGCTGTGGTGGTGATCACAGGGGCCACCTCTGGCCTGGGGAAAG AATGTGCCAAAGCTTTCCATGCAGCTGGCTCCAAGCTGGTGCTCTGTGGCAGAGACAGTGagaagctgaaggagctggtgcaggagctctgtgctgtgaaGAATCACCGCAAGAAC ACACACGAACCTCACACTGTGGTGTTTGACCTCTCGGACACCAAAGCTGTGGTAAATGCTGCAGAGGAGGTCCTGAAGGCCTTGGGGCACGTGGACATCCTGATCAACAACGCTGGCATCAGCTTCCGAGGCATGATCGTGGACACAGAACTGCACGTGGATAAGAAAGTGATGGAAACAAATTACTTTGGACCTGTAGCCCTCACCAAAG CACTTCTCCCCTCCATGATCAAGAGGAGACAAGGCCACATTGTGGCCATCAGCAGCGTGCAAGGCAAAATAAGCATTCCTTTCAGATCTGCAT atGCTGCCTCCAAGCATGCTACCCAGGCCTTCTTTGACTGTCTGCGAGCAGAGGTGGAGCAGTATGACATTGAAGTGACAGTTGTGAGCCCTGGGTACATCCAGACAAACCTGTCCCTCAACGCTGTCACAGCGGATGGATCTCGCTATGGAG TTATGGACAAGACCACGGCCGAGGGACAGACGGCCGCCGAGGTGGCTCAGGTGGTTCTCAACGCAGTGGgacagaagaagaaggaagtgCTTGTGGCTGGCCTGACCCCCTGCCTGGCTGTCTACCTGAGGAACCTCTGCCCCAGGCTCTTCTTCACCTTAATGGCATCCAGAgcaaaaaaggagagaaaagcaaagggCTCTTAG